TCTAAAAAGGTTGTGCCACACATGACATATGCAGTAATATTTGGTCAAGGTGGTCCTGGCTATTTGGACATTAAAGGCTATGATTAAACTAACACAGTGTCCTGTTAAGATTATGGAAGAAAGAGGGCAGTCCAAGTCTTAATGGCTCTATTAATATCTGCAGGCCATAGATCCAGCGCTCTGGTGTTTCTGTAACATTAATATGTGAAATCAAACAGACGTGGCGTGAAATAAGATGTTAAGCACTGCTGTAGTTGATTAAAAAAAGGTGCATGTTTTAATCTcctaataaaatgtcaaatgacTCGTCTATTTTCAGAAACACCAGGTCTGTCTTTATCTAGGAGGCATATTTGATCTCGACAAATTAGAAATTGAGGTCCTCTTGCATCATAAGATACCTGGAGCAAAAAATGGAAAGAGCTGTAGATATTTGAAGTAATTAATGCAATTGTCATGGAACATCTTCCTAGAGGCATAAATAAAGTTTCTAGCCCAGATACATCAAAGACACTTCCTATaattcattactatttttttacagaaaacacttttttaaaggGCCATACTTTCTGAGATCCAGTTATAAAGTCagttaagtttgtgtgtgtgtgtgtgtgtgtgtgtgtgtgtgtgtgtgtgtgtgtgtgtgtgtgtgtgtgtgtgtgtgtgtgtgttttatagacCTTAGAATTTTTACTTCTGTCCCTTTAATATTTGGAtcattgcttttattaaaaaataattaatagtactgataataataataaaaaaaatatattaaatatcaaatcagcatattaaaatgatttctaaaggatggagtaatggctgttaaaaattcagctttgccttaaATATATTTAgggaaatttttttaataatattccagaatatttaattataaaataaatgtccattttcaccacatatgaaaaaaaaaaaaaactctggtaaATACTAATTATGATATTGCATTTATGAGATTAGCATGTTAAAATTATAACATACTAAGTcataactatgagataaaaaAGGATATAATTTTGAGACAATAGGTGGAAAGTcataactatgagataaaaagtaaaaaatatacttaatcaTAATTGAGATAAAGTTATAATAatgagataaaaagacaaaattatgacatacaaaTAATTATGAGATCTAAATcataactatgagataaaaagtcaaaattatgatacaaaatgttgaaataatgagataaaatgtcaaaatgatgacatactaagtcataattatgagattcaaagtcaaaattatgacataataagttataattatgagataaagtcgtAATTATAAGAAACGAtgaaaaatgcagccttggtgcgcATAAAGCTGTGCATGCACTGTGCAATTTTCATACAATTTTGAGCCGATTTCTGATTCGGACCAAATTTAAGTTTTGATGTACATCTTTTGACGTGCagtgggggggtggggtgttGGTGGGGTAACGAGAGGTGATTAGCCTCTCCTGACCAGCAGCCAGATGGTCAGATGAATTTCTGTCATGTCAGAAATTTTGGTCACCCCTCATGAAGGTATCACACAGTTAAAGTGGAGCTACGAACCGACTGCCCTAAACTCAGTTCCAAACTCAGGGGGTCTCATGTGTTTATTTCGCTCGTATAGAGTGAAGTTGTAGCTCGACGATCAGACCGTATAGTGTGAGAACATAAATCCTGAGCTTTGGCTTTAAATCACATGCAAATTACTCGTACAGTGAGAGTTGGTATTTAACGAAAACTTTGCTGAAATCACACAGTGTATCCCcggcttaagagacttctttcaaaaccattaaaaaatcttaccgaaccCAAATTATTGAACGGTTCTGTAAACACATGTGGTTTCATCTACAGTGCAGATGGTGAGTTTGCGGTGACCCACATGACCAAAGCCCACCTGTTCCACACAGGAAAAGTGAGTTGGGTTCCTCCAGCCATCTACAAGAGCTCCTGCAGCATTGATGTCACCTTCTTCCCATTTGACCAACAAAACTGCAAGATGAAGTTCGGCTCTTGGACCTACGACAAAGCCAAGATTGATCTGGAGCAGATCGAGAGCACTGTGGACCTGAAGGACTACTGGGAGAGCGGCGAATGGGCCATCGTCAATGCCGTGGGAACCTACAACACAAAGAAATATGACTGTTGTCATGAGATCTACCCGGACATCACCTACTTCTTCATCATCCGCCGTCTGCCTCTGTTCTACACCATCAACCTCATCATTCCCTGCTTGCTCATTTCTTGTTTGACCGTCTTGGTGTTCTACCTGCCATCAGACTGTGGAGAGAAGATTACGTTGTGTATTTCCGTCCTCCTTTCCCTCACAGTTTTCCTGTTACTCATCACCGAAATCATTCCCTCTACGTCTCTGGTCATTCCACTGATTGGAGAGTACCTGCTCTTCACCATGATCTTTGTCACCCTCTCTATAGTCATTACCGTTTTTGTGCTTAATGTGCACCATCGTTCACCAAGCACCCATAAAATGCCCCGTTGGGTCCATTCGGTGTTCCTGGACCTCATTCCCCGCTGGCTCTTCATGAGACGTCCGGAACCCGATCAGAAACGCCGCAATACGGCCAACCCCAGCACATCCAAAAGCTGGCTCCAGCAGGAGACGGATGTGGACGGGCTGAACTGTCAGGACATGGAGTTCGGGTTAGGGATGGGAATATCAACGTCCATCTTGTCCCCATCCACCACGCCTCTGTATCTGTCCGACTCGGAGCCTTTACTCCAGAAGTACGAGCTCCAGCAGTTGGGACTTGTTTTGAACCAGCGTCCAGTAAAGCTTACAAATCTCGTGTCAGACCCCAGTCTGACCTTCTCACCGTGTGTCTTACGAGCTCTGGACGGGGTGCGGTACATCGCTGATCACCTGCGTGCTGAGGATGAAGACTTTTCAGTGAGTGACTGAAACATTAAACCCATTGTTCAGGGATAAAATAAACTCAATTCCAAAACAGGaggaataaaaatcattattattggtaAACCATTAATGATGACATAAAAtttgtaattatgacaaaaaagtcaaaattatgacaaaaaagtcaaaattatgacaaaagccATAATCATtagataaatgtaaaattacattaattagttaaaagtcaaaattattagataaaacaaatgtatgacataccaagtcataattatgagataaaaattagATATGTAATTATGAGATACTAGTCAAAttaagtaataattatgacataaaaaaagataattatgaGACAAAAGGTTGAAAGGTTATACTtgagataaaaaaatcaaaattgacacactaagccataattatgagataaacttaaattattacataaatcaaaattatgagatgaaacTAATTTGTGATATactaagtcacaattatgagataaagtagATATTCAATAAAAGcttaaattatgagatacaagTTAAAATGATGACATACTAAatcaaaattattacataaaaagtcaaattatgagataaaagtttgaaattgaacaaaaaaaattgaaactgaCATCcaaactcaaaattatgagaaaaaaaagtcaaaattgactaacatactaagtaaaaattatgacaaaacaaaattatgacaaaaggttgcatttattgtcatatttataGCATCATAGTTATACCTATTTCACAGTTTTCacatttatctcataattacgattgtcataattatgactttttcttcaTAAAGTTACAGTGTGAATTATCAAGTTGTagttgtgaaaaataaaattacagtgaCAAGgacacataaaattactaaaaataaaaactgaaaatataaaacaaaatatgaaaataaatgctaaaataaccTGCCACACAATGCAATTGTAAGGTATAAAGTCACATGTATGCAAAATAAAGTAATACATAAAGCAATAAAAACTTGTAATTGTGAGCTACAAAGACATAATTTATAGAAAACAAGTTGCAGttagaaataaagttgaaattatggcAAAAGG
The sequence above is drawn from the Cyprinus carpio isolate SPL01 chromosome A17, ASM1834038v1, whole genome shotgun sequence genome and encodes:
- the LOC109106825 gene encoding neuronal acetylcholine receptor subunit alpha-2-like: MEQNHLKLFLKHLSLFFIFVEHVKPALSDGWKHAYAEDKLFKKLFIGYNKWSRPVRNISDVVIVKFGLSIAQLIDVDEKNQMMTTNVWLKQEWNDYKLRWNPSEFDNVTSIRVPSEMIWVPDIVLYNNADGEFAVTHMTKAHLFHTGKVSWVPPAIYKSSCSIDVTFFPFDQQNCKMKFGSWTYDKAKIDLEQIESTVDLKDYWESGEWAIVNAVGTYNTKKYDCCHEIYPDITYFFIIRRLPLFYTINLIIPCLLISCLTVLVFYLPSDCGEKITLCISVLLSLTVFLLLITEIIPSTSLVIPLIGEYLLFTMIFVTLSIVITVFVLNVHHRSPSTHKMPRWVHSVFLDLIPRWLFMRRPEPDQKRRNTANPSTSKSWLQQETDVDGLNCQDMEFGLGMGISTSILSPSTTPLYLSDSEPLLQKYELQQLGLVLNQRPVKLTNLVSDPSLTFSPCVLRALDGVRYIADHLRAEDEDFSVKEDWKYVAMVIDRIFLWMFIIVCLLGTVGLFLPPWISGMI